The Carnobacterium sp. 17-4 genome has a window encoding:
- a CDS encoding FAD-dependent oxidoreductase, translated as MIVVIIGASFAGVAAALEVRKKQSNAEIILLEKQPTLGYIPNGLHLYWENKIANLGAAYFITKEQLEKQNIQCYLEAAVEKIDSIHRTINYLQHGKEETISYDKLIIATGSSQLSQKISGSDGENVLKYKRHHEAEDALSKIDASKSVTIIGGGQVGVEAADLLSKQQKHVTLIENMDYVLFKYFDKEMIQPLQQKMLEQGIDLRLNQTASSIEAEDQPVTIRFGNEMVKSDAVILGVNVRPDLHFLDEHIRLHMDQTIAVDRYMRTSVEDVFAVGDCIQLTFGEDDETVYIPLVNNAVRTGIVAAANLIQPKMVFKGSLRTIGTFIFGYYIASTGITEAESLFTNQKVETYRQEVLLTSLPNSATVTIKWVYDATSHTLLGAQMISTSDILEKINTLALAIQTKQTLEDLQQKDYFFHPSFTQMISATNFVSWPEVRDDGNEN; from the coding sequence ATGATAGTAGTGATTATAGGAGCTTCTTTTGCTGGGGTAGCAGCGGCTTTAGAAGTGCGAAAAAAACAGTCTAATGCAGAAATTATTTTGCTGGAAAAGCAGCCTACTTTAGGTTATATTCCGAATGGACTGCATTTGTACTGGGAAAATAAAATCGCTAATTTAGGTGCAGCTTACTTCATCACGAAAGAGCAATTGGAAAAGCAAAACATCCAGTGCTATTTAGAAGCAGCTGTTGAAAAAATTGATTCAATCCATAGAACAATTAACTATCTCCAACATGGAAAAGAAGAGACAATCAGTTATGATAAATTGATTATTGCAACGGGTTCGAGTCAGTTGTCGCAAAAAATCAGCGGCAGTGATGGCGAAAACGTCTTGAAGTACAAACGGCACCATGAAGCAGAAGATGCCTTATCTAAAATTGATGCTAGCAAAAGCGTAACCATTATCGGAGGCGGTCAGGTCGGAGTGGAAGCAGCTGATTTGCTAAGCAAGCAGCAAAAACATGTTACGCTGATTGAAAATATGGACTATGTGCTATTTAAATATTTTGATAAAGAAATGATTCAGCCACTGCAACAGAAAATGCTTGAACAGGGAATTGATTTGCGTTTGAACCAAACGGCCTCTTCGATTGAAGCAGAAGATCAACCGGTAACAATTCGATTTGGAAATGAAATGGTTAAGAGTGATGCCGTTATTTTAGGTGTGAATGTGAGACCGGACTTGCATTTTTTGGATGAGCATATCAGGCTCCACATGGACCAAACGATTGCCGTTGATCGCTATATGCGTACATCGGTAGAGGATGTCTTTGCCGTTGGAGATTGCATCCAGCTGACTTTTGGAGAAGACGATGAAACGGTTTATATTCCGCTTGTAAATAATGCTGTCCGTACAGGAATTGTGGCTGCTGCTAATCTTATCCAACCAAAAATGGTTTTCAAAGGCTCTTTGCGCACGATTGGGACATTTATATTCGGGTATTATATTGCTAGCACAGGTATAACAGAAGCTGAGAGTTTATTTACCAATCAAAAAGTGGAAACCTATCGTCAAGAAGTGCTCTTAACTAGTCTACCAAATAGTGCTACCGTAACGATTAAATGGGTATATGATGCAACTAGCCATACTTTGCTTGGGGCACAGATGATTTCAACTTCGGATATTTTAGAAAAAATCAATACATTAGCGTTAGCCATTCAAACGAAACAAACGTTGGAAGATTTGCAGCAAAAAGATTATTTCTTCCATCCATCGTTTACCCAAATGATTTCGGCTACCAATTTTGTTTCTTGGCCAGAAGTGAGGGATGACGGAAATGAAAATTGA
- a CDS encoding PTS ascorbate transporter subunit IIC, which yields MAILDFFRDILKEPAFLMGLIAMIGLLALKSPGHKVLTGTLGPILGYLMLSAGADVISGNLTPLSQMIETGFNIRGVVPNNEAVTSVAQELLGVETMSILILGLVFNVLIARFTRYKYVFLTGHHSFFMACLLSAVLGAIGFEGWQLILIGGFFLGSWSAISPAIGQKYTLQATDGDEVAMGHFGSIGYYISAAIGSLVGKNSKSTEDIKVPEKWSFLRNTTISTALTMVIFYLIAAIAAGPDYVSTISDGTSPYIFAILSGLKFAVGVTIVYAGVRMILADLIPAFQGIATKIIPNAVPAVDAAVFFPYAPTAVIIGFLSSFVGGLIGMFILGYAGSILIIPGLVPHFFCGATAGVYGNATGGRRGAVIGSFINGLGLAFIPALLLPVLGDLGFNNTTFGDVDFGIIGILLGKTGEWMGSAGIYVIIVIVLIALILPSILRPSKVAINNIEIDED from the coding sequence GATATATTAAAGGAACCTGCATTTTTAATGGGTTTAATTGCAATGATTGGTTTGTTAGCTTTAAAATCTCCCGGACATAAGGTTTTAACAGGAACGTTAGGGCCTATATTAGGTTATCTCATGCTTTCAGCGGGTGCTGATGTTATATCAGGAAATTTAACTCCGTTATCACAAATGATTGAAACAGGATTTAATATTAGAGGAGTTGTTCCTAATAATGAAGCTGTAACTTCTGTTGCTCAAGAGTTATTAGGTGTAGAAACTATGTCAATACTTATTCTAGGCTTAGTTTTTAACGTACTTATTGCTCGATTCACTCGTTATAAATATGTTTTTTTAACAGGACATCATAGTTTTTTTATGGCATGTTTATTATCTGCAGTATTAGGTGCTATAGGATTTGAAGGGTGGCAACTTATCTTAATTGGAGGCTTTTTCCTAGGATCCTGGAGTGCAATATCACCAGCAATTGGGCAGAAATATACTCTCCAAGCAACAGACGGTGATGAGGTAGCCATGGGACATTTTGGCAGTATTGGTTATTATATATCTGCAGCAATTGGAAGTCTTGTTGGGAAAAATAGTAAAAGTACTGAAGATATCAAAGTACCAGAAAAATGGAGTTTCTTGAGGAATACAACAATTTCTACTGCATTAACTATGGTTATTTTCTATCTTATTGCTGCAATAGCAGCTGGGCCTGACTATGTTTCGACAATTTCAGATGGAACATCGCCTTATATATTTGCTATACTTTCAGGATTGAAATTTGCAGTTGGTGTAACCATTGTTTATGCTGGTGTTCGTATGATATTAGCTGATTTAATTCCTGCTTTCCAAGGAATTGCGACTAAAATTATTCCAAATGCAGTACCAGCAGTTGATGCTGCAGTGTTTTTCCCTTATGCACCAACAGCAGTAATAATTGGATTTTTAAGTAGTTTTGTAGGTGGACTTATTGGCATGTTTATTTTAGGTTATGCTGGTAGCATTTTAATTATTCCTGGATTAGTACCGCACTTTTTCTGCGGGGCAACAGCAGGAGTATACGGTAATGCAACAGGTGGAAGAAGAGGAGCAGTTATAGGTTCATTTATTAATGGTTTAGGACTAGCATTCATACCCGCTCTTTTATTACCTGTCCTTGGAGATTTAGGCTTCAATAATACTACTTTTGGAGATGTAGACTTTGGAATTATTGGGATACTTCTAGGTAAAACAGGTGAATGGATGGGATCAGCGGGGATTTATGTCATTATAGTTATAGTTTTAATAGCATTGATTTTACCAAGTATCTTGAGACCATCTAAAGTAGCGATAAACAATATTGAAATAGATGAAGATTAA
- a CDS encoding transaldolase, which yields MENLTVKIYSDGAEIEKMKQSYKSGRITGFTTNPSLMKKAGIKSYTDFAKAVVEEFPNVSISFEVFADDFETMKKEALKISRYGKNVFVKIPITNTKGESSIPLIKQLSEEGLSLNVTAILTLDQVVETVDAFREGTNNIVSVFAGRIADTGIDPIETMKKSAEICHKKTGTDLLWASSREVLNIFQANDAGADIITCAPEIIGKLNNIGKDLKEMSLDTVKMFNEDIKTLGYSIL from the coding sequence ATGGAAAATTTAACTGTAAAAATTTATTCAGATGGTGCTGAAATAGAAAAAATGAAACAATCTTATAAAAGTGGCAGAATTACCGGATTTACTACCAATCCATCTCTAATGAAGAAAGCAGGGATTAAGAGTTATACAGACTTCGCTAAAGCTGTGGTAGAAGAATTTCCAAATGTATCGATATCTTTTGAAGTTTTTGCTGATGATTTCGAGACTATGAAGAAGGAAGCGTTAAAAATATCAAGATATGGGAAAAATGTGTTTGTAAAAATTCCGATTACAAATACAAAAGGTGAGTCGTCTATTCCATTAATTAAACAGCTATCAGAAGAAGGATTGTCGTTAAATGTTACAGCTATCCTAACGTTAGATCAAGTAGTAGAAACAGTTGATGCATTTAGAGAAGGAACTAATAACATTGTATCTGTATTTGCAGGACGTATTGCGGACACAGGAATTGATCCTATTGAGACTATGAAAAAATCTGCAGAAATTTGCCATAAAAAAACTGGAACAGATTTGTTGTGGGCTAGTTCAAGAGAAGTTCTTAACATTTTCCAAGCAAATGATGCAGGGGCAGATATTATTACTTGTGCTCCAGAAATAATTGGAAAATTAAATAATATCGGTAAAGATTTAAAAGAAATGTCTTTAGATACAGTTAAAATGTTTAATGAAGATATAAAAACATTAGGATATAGTATCTTATAA
- a CDS encoding helix-turn-helix domain-containing protein, producing the protein MLINFLNNSEKRRLQFAEILSRQEDWTLLSELAQQLNYSDRTLKDDIVFLKNNFTDFQVQTSHHGVRLIFEHNKGLRSLYQKILTESVAYHFLEIIFMDEGKTISELADSFFISSSTLYRIINQINDSIRQYDCFIETNPCRIIGSEKNIRYFFYQYFFEKHSPLEWPYKTIHENSLDKLLIFFTDFVPLPIDFSHYNDFKLVTVVNLIRYQNNHYVDTDNFEINFDEIIPDLSIYADIFQSFEDSLGVKFNNDLINQLFTPFVQEGFSLSYERLIEKTRENKTMAAEVSLLIKLLDKLSTDNDIPLVNKERVILEMQNTTHLEYQKPQSGHILYNNNKYFSEAIRYKFPVFYNDLYEGMIAYRKLQDKPITEDGIDFFICSLFTYWKNLVPELHKKFDKIKVLVISNHHILHADMLKDFIQSEFTEQLVVDIYMDNHLSLSMLEDLNYDFIVTNFPLPKLESKRNIYIENVPTVNDLIKIEEAVNRIVSVREQQNI; encoded by the coding sequence GTGTTAATAAACTTTTTGAATAATAGTGAAAAAAGAAGGCTTCAATTTGCAGAGATATTGTCTAGACAAGAGGACTGGACACTCCTATCAGAATTAGCCCAGCAGCTTAACTATTCTGATAGGACGTTAAAAGATGATATTGTGTTTTTAAAAAATAATTTTACTGATTTTCAAGTTCAAACTTCACATCATGGTGTTCGTTTGATTTTTGAACATAACAAAGGGTTACGCTCGCTTTATCAGAAAATATTGACTGAATCCGTTGCTTATCATTTTCTGGAAATTATATTTATGGATGAGGGGAAAACTATTTCGGAGTTAGCAGATAGTTTCTTTATAAGCTCATCTACCCTTTATCGTATAATTAATCAAATCAATGACAGTATTAGACAATACGATTGTTTCATTGAAACAAATCCTTGCCGTATAATAGGATCAGAAAAAAATATTCGTTATTTCTTTTACCAGTATTTTTTTGAAAAGCATTCTCCTCTTGAATGGCCATATAAAACAATTCATGAAAATTCATTGGATAAACTATTGATTTTTTTCACTGATTTTGTTCCACTACCTATTGACTTTTCGCATTATAATGATTTTAAATTAGTTACGGTAGTTAATCTCATCAGATACCAGAACAACCATTATGTTGATACCGATAATTTTGAAATCAATTTTGATGAAATCATTCCAGATTTAAGCATCTATGCGGACATTTTTCAATCTTTTGAGGACTCTTTAGGCGTTAAGTTTAATAACGATCTCATTAATCAATTATTTACTCCTTTTGTACAAGAAGGATTCTCACTGAGTTACGAGCGCTTGATAGAGAAAACTAGAGAGAACAAAACAATGGCAGCTGAAGTTTCCCTTTTAATTAAGCTATTAGATAAACTTTCTACGGATAATGATATTCCACTTGTAAATAAAGAAAGAGTCATTCTTGAAATGCAAAACACTACTCATTTAGAGTATCAAAAACCACAATCTGGACATATTCTTTACAATAACAATAAATATTTTTCAGAAGCTATTCGTTATAAATTCCCTGTCTTTTATAACGATTTGTACGAGGGGATGATAGCATATCGAAAGTTGCAGGATAAGCCTATCACGGAAGATGGAATAGATTTCTTTATCTGTTCTCTATTTACTTATTGGAAGAACCTCGTGCCCGAATTGCATAAAAAATTTGATAAAATAAAAGTTTTAGTCATTAGCAATCATCATATTTTACATGCCGATATGTTAAAAGACTTTATTCAAAGTGAATTTACTGAACAATTAGTGGTTGACATCTATATGGATAATCATTTAAGTTTATCCATGCTAGAGGATTTGAATTATGATTTTATTGTGACCAATTTTCCGCTACCTAAGTTAGAGTCAAAACGCAATATCTACATTGAAAATGTCCCTACTGTCAATGATTTAATTAAAATCGAAGAAGCAGTGAACAGAATTGTATCTGTGCGTGAACAGCAAAATATCTAG
- a CDS encoding helix-turn-helix domain-containing protein, which produces MKIEHFLEKNEIREVTIFKQLVLNGGKLSYTDMLEYLAVARASLDKDLESISFRIHSLADQVNVNYDGQYISLTMSDEFSLPKIHQLYLNQSIKVNLVRFLFKHQEFSITQLTQKLMISDSSLFRKIKELNSYLKEFGIKIRNGQLHGEELQIRYFYFQFYSYIENKESLVVSHNDKQITQLVQAMESSLQVTIEPENKQRLDIWMLISKTRVTSKEKKYTDLREHMQPYLEDTLYQKIRIMVLRYFSRYSIEVDEEEAMLHFAFLLAFPILNEHDFHEYTLERDRRAPIATMDAYIVETIIIQYKFRRLPYMLERDMHYHLSHVHTKLYFFQGEMEIYDYEEMLAKEKQFTGRDLVSFAETLIGISTNKFGIKEVEDNSLLKIGLLKYISLLAIVTLKMTTILQVGIDLKMEAIFTDTLNQLLILNMRHINGIHIETCQLGKGYDLILTNEQPINKNHYGKSRVYVLSEIMSSFDMKNIQTVIQEINS; this is translated from the coding sequence ATGAAAATTGAACACTTCTTGGAGAAAAATGAGATCAGAGAAGTTACGATTTTTAAACAACTCGTGCTGAACGGCGGAAAACTCTCTTATACAGATATGTTGGAATATTTAGCTGTTGCAAGAGCCTCACTGGATAAAGATTTGGAATCCATTTCTTTTCGAATTCACTCTCTTGCAGATCAGGTGAACGTAAACTATGATGGACAATACATTTCTTTAACCATGAGCGATGAATTTTCTTTGCCGAAAATTCATCAGCTCTATTTGAATCAGTCAATCAAAGTGAACTTGGTCCGGTTTTTATTTAAGCATCAAGAGTTCTCGATTACTCAGCTGACACAAAAACTAATGATCAGCGATTCTTCTTTATTTCGCAAAATCAAAGAATTAAACAGCTATTTAAAAGAGTTTGGCATCAAAATCCGCAATGGGCAGTTGCACGGGGAAGAGTTGCAGATTCGGTATTTCTACTTTCAATTTTATAGCTATATCGAAAATAAAGAATCCCTTGTTGTTTCGCATAACGATAAGCAGATTACTCAATTGGTGCAGGCTATGGAAAGTTCCTTGCAAGTTACGATTGAACCAGAAAACAAACAACGCCTCGATATTTGGATGCTCATTAGTAAAACTCGTGTCACTAGCAAAGAGAAGAAGTATACAGACTTACGCGAACACATGCAGCCTTACTTAGAGGATACTCTGTATCAAAAAATCCGTATTATGGTTTTACGCTACTTCAGTCGTTATTCTATTGAAGTCGATGAAGAAGAAGCAATGCTACACTTTGCTTTTTTGCTAGCTTTTCCGATTCTGAATGAACACGATTTTCATGAATATACCCTAGAGCGTGACCGTCGTGCACCTATTGCGACGATGGATGCCTACATTGTGGAAACCATTATTATCCAATATAAGTTCCGCAGATTGCCTTACATGTTGGAACGTGACATGCATTATCATCTTTCTCATGTTCACACAAAACTGTACTTCTTCCAAGGAGAAATGGAAATTTATGATTATGAGGAAATGTTGGCTAAAGAAAAGCAATTTACCGGCAGAGACCTGGTTTCATTTGCAGAGACATTGATTGGCATCAGTACAAATAAATTTGGTATCAAAGAAGTAGAAGACAATAGTTTATTGAAAATAGGATTACTAAAATATATCAGTTTACTGGCTATTGTTACGTTGAAGATGACGACCATTTTGCAAGTGGGAATTGATTTGAAAATGGAAGCTATTTTTACCGATACACTGAATCAGTTACTTATACTAAATATGCGGCATATCAATGGCATCCATATCGAAACTTGTCAGCTAGGTAAAGGGTATGATCTCATTCTAACCAATGAACAACCAATCAATAAAAATCACTATGGTAAATCCAGAGTATACGTCCTTTCTGAAATTATGTCCTCTTTCGACATGAAAAATATCCAAACGGTTATCCAAGAAATCAATTCATAG